A segment of the Cydia splendana chromosome 16, ilCydSple1.2, whole genome shotgun sequence genome:
TCAGTAGGCAAAACGGAACATATTAATTTGGCTTACTTGTACATCAGATCACACCTTTAACCCTTTGATTAACAATTAGACGTACCTTTTTAGTCATCCGAACCGTAATTTGGCAAGTATGTTGCCGCTACAGAATTACAGACTAAAGGGTTAAGATATGATTCACCTTAACAATGGCAAACCGGTGGAAACCGAGTTTTATAGCTGCCTAGATAAAACACCTAACTAAAACTAATTAGCTTGGAATTTACTTTCCCTGAGAAAGTGTGAAGTGCAACACTTGCTATGCTTCACTTCCTATGATTAATTGCTGGATTACCGACCATACTTTTTGATACAggatagtctgtatctttaggtattaaaaaaaagtaaacaaacaatttgtacattttcgggtagttataacatttattggttaaccgaccaattacaaaaccgcctggaatagtcactgaacaacctgactttaacctacattatttgatcatgtaggtaatgttttcttaaggagccatttgagggtaaattttgtttacttttatttaaatacctaaatatacagagtaGTAAACTAGATAGTCATAATACAGATTTTTACAAATATAATGTAAATGACGATGCAAGAGGAAATTAGTCAATTCTATATAAATAATCATCAAATGTAgtattttactaaattaaattCGAGTAAATTATACCATTAATAAGGCATATGCAGTCCAGTGGATAAGCGTACAAGAACTCATTAAAGAAAATCTATCTCCAATTTCAACTATCCTGATTTCTTGACTAAAGGCACATTAGAAGAATAAACAAATACTGTAAAGGTGTGTGAATCTCAAAACGATGTAAACATCAGGCCTCAACATTACTGACGTAGCAACCCACAGGTACCAGGAAAATGAGTAACATTACTGGGAAAGTAATGACACTATGCGCAGAGTCATTGATACGTATTGTTCTCAGAAGAATCAGCCTCATATAACTGATAGTTAAATTCTTCCTagtaattgcattttattatgttttattacTGAGCATATATCAAAATATCAGTTGGCAGTATCTTCTCTTTTTTTTGCTAGCCTATTATGgtttcccactgctgggcaaaggcttctccccttgtcttccacgactcccgacatAGCGCCTGCTCTGGCCAGTTACTGAGAAAGGTGTCTAGGTCATCctgccatctccgtctgggcctgccgcGTCCGCGCCCTTCTTCTGGCATCCACTTGGTAGCTACACTAGCCCATCTGTCtggatgcatgcggcagacgtgaccgggccagtcccatttgagcctaGCAGTCTTCTCGCCGACGTCGGCAATACGCGTTATTgcgcgcagcgtggtgttcTACTGTATATTGTTTTTACTTATATTGTTGTGTTATATACTAACTTGGATTTTTTAGCACTACACAATAAAAATGTCGCGTTTTAGTATTTACCTATTTAAGTGCATGGACGTGAAGCACTATTAAAACTTTTTTATGAACAAAAATCTGAAGAATTAAAATCCCAAAAAGTAAGTTTTGAAACaagaaactaataataattagaAATGAGGCCTGAATATTCAACGGTATCAAATTACATAGCCTAGATTGTGACGATGGTTTTTTACAAAATACCTGATATATCTAAGAGGAGCGACAAGGTTGACATCTGCTTATGGAGTGGCTCTCCCCGAGGACTACTGAATCAGACTCTGCCGGCGGCCCTTCACTATTGTCATGTTGCCTCTGAAATATACCAATACAATACAGCGTTTATACATGTCAACTGGCAATAATGTTAATGATCTAATAAACTAATTGAATTCAACAATTAGTCACAAAAACTTAACAAGTCAATTAAGGCAATTAACTTAACTAGATTAGTTAAATATACAAGGTATGGGATCAAAATGGACTCCATACTTAGTGTGGTAAGTATCTAATCAAACTTACTTATAACCTAAATTTAGGATAACTGGCATTTTCTGTCTCTTACATAATACTACTATTATtcttatgtatttaattatttatttcatgtttATAATCTGGCATACAAGTTTTGTCAGTAACAGTAAAAAAAACCTATACTCATCCCTTTTTTAGGGTCGGTAATACTAGCATAAGAAAAAGAGTGTGATTCTCTGCATTTATGCTCTAGTCTAGTGACAAGTTACCCTTGCCAAGttatatacctatttatgtGGAACATCTTTGACCCAAACAGAGATAAagaagaaaaaaccggccaagtgcgagtcggactcgcgtttctagggttccgtacataagtccgactcacgcttgactgcacatttctaataggttttcctgtcatctacaggtaaagaactcttttgtgtattttttcaaaattttagacccagtatttcggagataaagggggggaatggtcattttttggctattttcttaaataactttgaACCTAtagtttaaaattataaaaaaaaacatgttcatctttgggtcactaatttacatatatgtgtaccaaatttcaacttaattggtacagtagtttccgagaaaataggctgtgacagacggacagacagacacacgaatgatcctataagggttccgttttttccttttgagctacagaaccctaaaagtaTGTCACTATTGACTAGTGGTCAATAAACACAAGACCTTGAAGTACAATATAGCAGACTTGCAAATTAAATTGACTCATAAAAGAAAATTTTTTGCTCATCTATTGTGTGGGCTGACTATGGGTTTTTATGGTTATAGTTAATAATATGGAGATCATATTTGCAACATTGTAAACGTTTAATTAAATGCCCAATAAAGTGTTCTATTCTGAAAGACTTTAGCAGCTTCTTAGATTTAGGATGGCAGAAAAAATGTGTTGTGGCATTATAAAAAAGAAATAGTTACAACTACAGTAAGATTAGTAAGATAGGATGCACAGTAAATGAGTAGAGATATCAAAATCAACTTTTCAGTAAACCATCAATTTACTTGATGAAAAATCATAATCTCATTTAATTTGTAGGAAGGAGgcaaatttatattaataactttaaaacaattatatttaatttaacctTAAGTTAACAAAAGTTACCTTTAATTCTGTGGCTAAGCTCCGGAATGTGTCCTCAACATTGGTGTTGTCTTTTGCCGATGTCTCCAAAACAAACATAATCTCTGGCACATAGCGGCAAAAAGATTTTGGTTCATCTGGCTCAACCTCCCGTTGCTCCGCTAAATCACATTTGTTACCAATCAGCGACACTATCACATTTGACGATGTATACCGTCTCACCTCCTCAATCCATTTTTGGAGGGATAAGAATGTCGAACGCTTCGTAATGTCATACACTGAAATTAAAAGTAACTATGTTGTTATGTTTATTCCATCATGCATGAATGGGCGTGACATGCGATCGTCATTACTTTATCgaaataattaccaataattacTCCATTTGCGGAACGATAATAGCTTTGGGTGATTGTCCTGAAGCGCTCCTGACCGGCCGTATCCCATATTTGCAGCTAAAACAGCAAATAACTTCGTTTTTATAACattcaaagattaaataaaataacatacaaacaattaaaataataaaacataacATTCAAAGAAACATTTAAAGATTAAATTAGATTTACTAACCTTGACCTTCTTTCCGTCTACTATTAGTGTTTTCATAGAAAAGTCAACGCCTATCGTATTCCCGTGCCTTTCAATAAAATTCCCTGATTTCAATCGTTGCACAATGCATGTTTTTCCAGTGCCACAGTCTCCGATTAACACAATTTTAAATAGATAGTCAAACTGTTCGTCTGGTACACTCATCAATGTATTTGGATTACGGGTACTCATGATTAGAGagtataatattttacttaaatttaTAGTAATTTTCTGTTTACGTCCTTTCCATTTTTCTTTCAGTTTGACTGAACTATAGAAATGTCATTTCGTTGAATGACATCTCGGAGGTCTTttccaaagagaatataatcactacgttttaagagacgggacttccatactagcgatttgattagtctgtgtgtatgtttggttatccaatcattaccaacatgtatGACAAACAACTGTCAAAGAGCAATAGTACCCACATAAcagacttaaatagtgtagtatgctacacgctcacttattttatcgatatcgataaattggggagggttgaaacatgggcccctgtcaacgaatttcgtactcgaaatcaggttagaatcgAGTCCATATTTAAATCGTATGTTATATATAATGATCTTTGAGTGGACTaatacatggttggacttaaatATGAACacgatatttatttgttaaaataaaaatatataaaaaaaatttttttttataatttttaatataattaatttaaaatacatcccgaaggttcgacggtccacaggtaacagaggaaaatgtgtgttcacctgattaaatgtttttttttttctatgtattattttcttgaataatataattaagtcttcctttacaacttatttgacccactgcctgcatctgaaaacatttaatgattaaaacagacacacatacattttcttatattttaggttaaaatcttaaataatagggaatattacgcaaaactctgcgtagcgccactaccactatctgtcacaatctgggggtctaccgcgaaacaagaaaattgaaatttcgttatATGCATCTTCTCGGGGATCATAAGATAGTCCTAAGCTTAAcaattgatttattttgatcaacctctctatcactcttgcatattcgagcgataaagaggcagataactaaattttgattttcgcgtttaccggtaggccctggttaacaaaccgccttgatgcatcaatgtcataatttattgtctgtgaaaacttgtcaaaaaacagttaaaggcagagtatgtataagttagtctatgaatttactagagtcggtagtgctgcactctggcggcagaacatgtAATATCATCTAGTAATACTagattcaaaaaatatataatataatgccCATTCCATTAATGCACAGCTGATAGATAATTGTCCACTAAAAATATTAggagaaataattatagtcatgttgtATGCAAATCACCAggaaattcactcattttattttatttactatttacattgataaaaaattaggctGCAGTCGATATCGATACTTGGTATCTTATACTTGTAGTACATCCCTAGTTCACAATgaaagtggatatgaaatatctaattttcgatgtgtttatagcctgctacaccaaaataaggctaaaagtatgtaaagcaatacttaccggtcttcTGGAAATGGTCAATCTAATGGAAATTTCGGcataaacttccttttttgcgattttcgcgAGCGTATCAATTGCCACATATTTTGCACTGAAACAATTTAGTTTTCGGTGGCActtaaacaaaatctattgactcactgtatgtttttatcacgtttgactgttttggaaaataacgacggcttttaaaaaagaaattgcaagaaatacgtaagtataacctacgaaccgccatgacaagcaacaaaGTAATGTGGCTGACAGTTGACTTGACAGATAAATAGCACTGgcgttttatttagttttattggcTATGGTTAGGTCACTacagtccatacaaaacctttttttgttcctagttACGTCAGCCTGGTCTTTTCTCTCTGGACATCACATTTTAATCACGTTTTTATTTGTATCTCAAACATAGCAAAAAAAAGTGGATGAGAGAGACGCAGCTATTTATTAAAGCGAGATACAGCTATAGAAACAATAATTTTGAAAGCTATTTAAGTCTGCTTTTCAATCTATAGAAGTGTTATAAGTGATGGCCGTTTTATAATAGGCCCAAACAAATTGTCATGATGACAAGATGGGCGGGTTGACAATTGACACTGAcagctaaaaataaaaactaatctTATCGCTACTTGCAGTATTTTTTcctgttttaataatttaatgaatTAATAGTCGTGCTAATGTGCACAAAATGTTGATATCAAAAACACTTTCCTTCGTCCTTACTGTCATAACTGCTGTACCATGTATATTCGCAATAGaggtattttcaaaatattttgatCCTACGCCTCACTTCAACAGGAAAACATTTTCTATAAAAACCGTTATTTCTAGATTCCAGAGAAGTTCCAAAAGTCGAACCACACTAACAACTGGGCCGTGTTAGTAGACACGAGCAGGTTTTGGTTCAACTACCGGCATGTAGCGAACGTGTTGTCCATCTATCGGAGCGTCAAGCGGCTCGGGATACCGGACAGTCAGATTATCCTCATGATATCGGACGACATGGCGTGTAACCCGCGGAACCCGCGCCCGGCGACCATATTCAATAATGCTCATGAGCAGATTAACGTGTATGGAGATGATGTTGAGGTGGATTATAGAGGTTATGAGGTAAATATTGCTTTCATATTCTTATTGCTAATATGGTATAAAAAACGTTTACAGACTTTCTACTATTCCTAGGCAGTCTTTGGTGATTCATGAATAATGAAGTTGTCTCAGACATGGAGTTATAAGCTCCATAAGTAGTGTACATTTAAAACCAATACTACAAACCAAAATGTCAATATTTTAAAGTAATTTGATGTGTTTTCTAGTTTTATTAGTAgggtaattcaccagtaactggccaccggccaataataCCAGCCGATATGGTGGTGGTAGTTTTTAGGGAGATGGGATAGTGTATTAGTTAGGCACTGGACCTCCCAACATCTTAGTTTAGGTACTAACATAGTAATTGAACCTCATAAGGCCCACCGTACTGagttttcctattttttatttgaaccttGTATAGTAGATTAGGGTGACTTTCGTTTGCTTTAgaaaacaatgaaataaaagaaatactacCTTATGTAGTTTtcgaaaggttcaaattagattgaaacAGAGCATACATTGTAATGCGCATTGCAGTCTATTTGTAAGTTTGTAACTAACAAGTATGGATTGGATCTCATTGAACACCAAAACTAAACAAGAGCTTGACAAATTTCATGTTCTTAGGTTTCAGTTGAGAACTTTGTCCGTCTCCTCACCGGCCGCCTGCCCCCTGACACCCCTCGCTCCAAGCGCCTCCTCACCGACGAGGGCAGCAACATACTGATCTACTTAACTGGACATGGTGGAGATGGGTTCCTCAAGTTCCAAGACTCGGAGGAGGTGACGAGTCAGGAGCTGGCTGATGCCCTTGAGCAGATGTGGCAGAAGAggaggtatttatttaattcattttatgtaaataaatacaatagttTAATACCAACCTCAATATGGTATAATCAACCACAAAAAAATTTATCCATTAAAATTGCAGAACAGTAGACATTCATATTTCATATACATAAAGTGTAgataattacataattagatatcgccgctatacttactcaacctcgtatctgcAACACTCATTTGATGACTAAAACACCCATATTCCGAATTAGTACAGCGGCCCAAGGGCCTTATACACTGTTTGATGTGACTGGACAGTATCGTACCGACGAGTGGTATCGTTGTGTTCGGTAGAGTTTACTGAGTACGAAATAAGAACTCGTCACTTTCTAAGACTGTGGAGGGGTTaactgtgacgtcacaaagatGGCGGTCCCAGGTTTCAAAGTTTAGATAATTACTCGGCAAGTTACTATCAGATTTTTTAAAACGAGGTGTCTTATGAAAGCTGATGaaatgtagaataaaacatGCTATATAACTAAAAGTGTAattcaattaattattttattattaacaaaaaTCCGAAAACTTAATATCTGTCTTTTTTTTCTcattcaaaaaacacaatgaaAACGGCCActtagataaaaaatatgttatataaataatttaggtaAATGATTAAGCTACACGTTACTTCTTGAATTATGTGAATccgataataaataattaaactacGATGATTATACCGCGGGCGCGGCGCAGCGAACCACGCGCGCTCGGTTACTTGGAGGTGCGGGCGCGACTGAGAATGCTGTACTGTATATCAAAAACTACCTAACATTTTTAAACGAGtgatatatcaaatgaaagatatttaaataaccaaTAAAACGTGGTTATAAACTGGTGCTTGTCATCTAATAATAAGTATATAGAAATAAGCAAACAATAAAAATCCAAAAAGTAGTCACTTCAGTGTCGATTGGACTCATTGTATTAATGATTTATATGCCAAGCATGAAAAGGTAATTTAATAAATGTGACTAAAAACAGTTAACGGCGTTTTGACGTaaaaagttacttgatttatcATCACAAGATATATTTGAGTACATTATTGTCAAGGCTCGAAGTCGAAAGTAGCCTCCCACCTGAGATTAGAGATTAAACAATTAGTCCAAGAAGAGGGTTCCCACAAGGGGAGTGTCTGTCCCCCCTGATGTGGTGCCTACTGCTAGACTCAATGGTGAAAGAGTTCAACAGGGGGGGTATGTACATGCAGGGTTACACTGACGACGGAGTGTTACTAGTAAGAGAGCGGTTTTTAGGGTCGTAAGAGAGAAACCCGAGAAAAGAGATGAAACCCATAAAGATGCAAGGTATAGAACTAGAAATGGTGAATGAGCTGAAATATCTGGAAGTTACTCTAGACAGCACGCTCAGATCAGATACAAAACTCACATCAAGGAGCAGACGGCAAAAGCCATAAGAACACTATGTCAATGCAAAAGGGCACTATGTCAATGCTCGGAATCTGACCTGAGGGACGCGACGGTCAGGGCTGTCAGCACCGCTGCTTTCTGGGCATCCACTGTTTAGAGTTTTAGAGGAACCTCGACGCGAGAGAAGTAGAAATCCGCTGGATCTACAAGGCGGTGATATGTACTACCCATATGGGTATATGAGAACGACCCTGACAAATACAATTGGAGGTAATGCTAAGTTTGAAGCTTGGAATGGGGTGGAGAAGAGCTACTGAACAGTGATATAGAATGAAAGCATGTAAGGAATGGAAAAGAAGCTACGTGGACAAGAGACACGCGCTGGTACAAAGAGAGGCACTATCAAAATTTAAGATGTTGATGGCCAATACCGATGGCTAATAAAAAGGCAGGAGATATTTGATAAGAAATACAGGGTAAGAAATATAGGAGAGAGAGACAACTGGAACGTGGAAGCCAGACACCCGACGACCATCTGCTTTACGAATAGCTCAAGAAGAAGCTCAACGAAACTAGCAGAGTGATGCCTAAACTGGGAGAGCAAGTATCAATATCACTGTGCAGATATGCGAGTTCCAAGCAGAGGTATGTGCAATAGCGCGCTGTGCACGTATAGTTAAAGAGAGTGTGCAGGAAGAAGGCGCTATTGTAATATATACAGATAGCCAGGCAGCACTAAAGTCACTAAAGAAAATATCGGACACCTCCTCTCTCGTAAGAGAATGACGAGAGAAGCTTAACTTGATAGGCAAATAAAGAAGTGTCACGGTGGCATGGGAACCTTTAGGACACTAGGGAGTGACGGAAAATGAGACGGCGCACGAACTGgcgaggatttttttttatttatctatcATGAAGTACACAACAATTTTGTCACAAATTATATTCCTCGCCAAACTGCGattgcagtttgttggcgagGATGGAGGCGGAGACGGAATATATGGGTCTGGAACCGGCTCTGCCTATGTCAGCGGATGTTACTAAAGGAGTCATAGAAAAGGTAAATGGATGGAGATGGAAGTACAGTCGAAGATGATGACTAAAGGATCACAGGAGAACCAGGTATCTTTTGAAACTAGGTAAGAGCAGTCTGAGACTACTGACGGGTATCATTACTGGTCGTAACACCCTCAACAGACCACTTAAGAAAATGGAAATTAGTAGAGACACCTCCTGTCCACACTGAGGTAAGGAGGAGACTAGCTTACACGTACTATACCTTACCAGCAGAATATACTATGTATATGCGGCACCGCGATGTAATACATTCGGTAGAGACACActgaaagaaaacgaactaaAGGACGTTGAACTTAAAGATGTCATCTATTCTGCAGGAAGACAAAAAGATTTGAGGAGAATGGTGTGAaaatgccgccgggacagtaacctgcagctccaaCCTCAGGGAATTGGGCTGAATGGACGCTACACGTGATCAGCTGCTTCCGGCCGGGCGTCCGTACACTACATCTACaacatttcattttttcattccTAAAATCTATAGCAACATACTTACCCTTAAATATTAGGAAAAGCACcagcaaaaatgtatttaagtctaaataaaaaaaactcatcTTGAAACAATATGAAGCTAGGATAGTTAGGTAACTTAAGTTAAAGAATGTCGtgttatattgaacttataTTTGTAACTTATACTAGTATCTAAAatagtttaacacattcaataccactaagtgctacgggttacgctcgtagcgcgtagccacggtttcgtcgtatgtagcgcgtagtcgctacgaacagtgtacccgacagtcgggtgcttggtgttgaatgtgttaaatatcTAAGTAAGTAAAATAGCCTAACACAGTATGTAAAAAAGAGAGGAGCCTATGTatttctgccaacaaactgttatACAGTTTGGCGGAGGTTGTACCTATTATGTAAATGCTGTTTCCGTGAATAaatggtttatttattttattttattttcctgaGTTATAGAGATATCGCTTGCCAGGATACTTATGCTTAATAACA
Coding sequences within it:
- the LOC134798155 gene encoding ras-related protein Rab-43 — protein: MSTRNPNTLMSVPDEQFDYLFKIVLIGDCGTGKTCIVQRLKSGNFIERHGNTIGVDFSMKTLIVDGKKVKLQIWDTAGQERFRTITQSYYRSANGVIIVYDITKRSTFLSLQKWIEEVRRYTSSNVIVSLIGNKCDLAEQREVEPDEPKSFCRYVPEIMFVLETSAKDNTNVEDTFRSLATELKRQHDNSEGPPAESDSVVLGESHSISRCQPCRSS
- the LOC134798151 gene encoding putative GPI-anchor transamidase, encoding MLISKTLSFVLTVITAVPCIFAIEIPEKFQKSNHTNNWAVLVDTSRFWFNYRHVANVLSIYRSVKRLGIPDSQIILMISDDMACNPRNPRPATIFNNAHEQINVYGDDVEVDYRGYEVSVENFVRLLTGRLPPDTPRSKRLLTDEGSNILIYLTGHGGDGFLKFQDSEEVTSQELADALEQMWQKRRYNEIFFIIDTCQASSMYEKFYSPNILATASSLVGEDSLSHHVDSAIGVYIIDRYTYYVLEFLENVHPNTHRTMSEFLAVCPKSACLSTVGVRRDLFKRDPSRVPITDFFGSVRPVVVTADPIDILDIPKRKRKTEPELKPVLPEKRSYLPQFPVHLVETN